The following coding sequences are from one Streptomyces sp. NBC_01232 window:
- a CDS encoding substrate-binding domain-containing protein, with protein sequence MAPHRRTPLTTAALLTAAAALVAGCGNGVPTGAAPPAAGCPTALASAISAVAQAENTDTAWHGPTTGPAAVPGKSIVYVAQTMTNPGVAGVAKGVEEAAKAIGWQVRVIDGEGTPAGIQAALSQAITLRPSGIVIGGFDPQLTSRQMARAEAADVPVIGWHAVGTPGPSTKPKLFTNITTKVEDVARISADWIIARSRGDAGVVLFTDDSIPFARNKSELIRKQLATCSGVRLLSYENIPIPDAGSRTPQTVSSLLSRFQDDWTYSAAINDLYFADAAPALRAAGKPGSGPPFNIGAGDGDPSAFQRINSEQYQAATVPEPLNQQGWQIIDEFNRAFSGGPASGYVAPVHVATAGNSKGATSWDPSGYREAYRRIWGG encoded by the coding sequence ATGGCCCCGCACCGCAGGACTCCCCTCACGACCGCCGCACTGCTGACCGCGGCCGCCGCCCTCGTCGCAGGTTGCGGGAACGGCGTCCCGACCGGCGCCGCGCCTCCCGCGGCGGGCTGCCCCACCGCCCTCGCGAGCGCCATCTCGGCCGTCGCGCAGGCCGAGAACACCGACACCGCCTGGCACGGCCCCACGACCGGCCCCGCCGCGGTGCCCGGCAAGTCCATCGTCTACGTCGCCCAGACCATGACCAACCCCGGTGTCGCGGGCGTCGCCAAGGGCGTCGAGGAGGCCGCGAAGGCCATCGGCTGGCAGGTCCGGGTGATCGACGGGGAGGGCACTCCCGCCGGGATCCAGGCGGCGCTCAGCCAGGCCATCACGCTGAGGCCCTCGGGCATCGTCATCGGCGGCTTCGATCCCCAGCTGACCTCGCGGCAGATGGCGCGGGCCGAAGCCGCGGACGTCCCCGTCATCGGCTGGCACGCGGTGGGCACCCCCGGCCCGAGTACGAAGCCCAAGCTGTTCACCAACATCACCACGAAGGTGGAGGACGTGGCGAGGATCAGCGCGGACTGGATCATCGCCCGTTCCCGGGGCGATGCCGGAGTCGTCCTCTTCACCGACGACTCGATCCCGTTCGCCAGGAACAAGTCCGAGCTGATCCGCAAACAGCTCGCCACCTGTTCCGGCGTACGGCTGCTGAGTTACGAGAACATCCCCATCCCGGACGCCGGAAGCCGTACCCCGCAGACGGTCTCCTCGCTGCTCTCCCGCTTCCAGGACGACTGGACGTACTCGGCCGCGATCAACGACCTGTACTTCGCCGACGCGGCCCCGGCCCTGCGGGCGGCGGGGAAGCCGGGCTCCGGGCCGCCCTTCAACATCGGCGCGGGCGACGGGGACCCCTCCGCCTTCCAGCGCATCAACAGCGAGCAGTACCAGGCCGCCACCGTTCCCGAACCGCTGAACCAGCAGGGCTGGCAGATCATCGACGAGTTCAACCGCGCCTTCAGCGGCGGGCCCGCCAGCGGGTACGTGGCGCCCGTGCACGTCGCCACGGCCGGGAACAGCAAGGGCGCCACGTCCTGGGACCCGTCCGGGTACCGCGAGGCGTACCGCAGGATCTGGGGCGGCTGA
- a CDS encoding FAD-binding oxidoreductase yields MAGTTPQPTSRTRSWWGWGWTDAHPDDAECAAMGALLPGTLSRPLPVPRVGDLGIAGPAAEPPRSLAHLVSADPGDRAAHAMGKAYRDVVRALRGRPGRIPDLVARPTGDRDVADLLDWAGERQVAVVPYGGGSSVSGGVEYRGDAHGAVMSLDLTAMGRVLEVDTEGRAARIQAGTLGPSLEDQLRPHGLTLRHFPQSFEFSTLGGWLATRAGGHYATGRTHIDDFVQSLRVVTPAGTSSSWRLPASGAGPSPDRLFLGSEGALGVITEAWVRLQERPRHKASAAVAFTDFQDALRAVRALAQSDLSPANCRLLDSGEAALSGAAHDGSSVLVLGFESADEPVTGRLERAVALARSHGGRYGGADGSGGREESPDGDAAVSAWRSAFLRMPYLRDGLARMGAVAETFETAATWDRIPALIDDVRREVGEAALKATGHPATVNCRLTHVYPDGAAPYFTVLAAGRPGDELAVWDDLKAVASEVLHRHRATITHHHAVGRDHRPGYDRQRPEPFALALRAAKGALDPRGILNPGVLVD; encoded by the coding sequence ATGGCCGGCACCACCCCGCAGCCGACGTCCCGCACCCGTTCCTGGTGGGGCTGGGGCTGGACGGACGCGCATCCCGACGACGCGGAATGCGCCGCGATGGGCGCCCTGCTCCCCGGCACGCTCAGCCGCCCGCTCCCCGTGCCCCGCGTCGGCGACCTGGGCATCGCCGGCCCCGCCGCAGAGCCCCCGCGGAGCCTCGCCCACCTGGTCAGCGCCGATCCCGGGGACCGCGCCGCGCACGCCATGGGCAAGGCCTACCGCGACGTGGTGCGCGCCCTGCGCGGACGCCCCGGCCGCATCCCCGACCTCGTCGCCCGCCCCACCGGCGACCGCGACGTCGCCGATCTGCTGGACTGGGCCGGTGAGCGGCAGGTCGCCGTCGTCCCGTACGGCGGCGGCTCCTCGGTCTCGGGGGGCGTCGAATACCGCGGCGACGCCCACGGGGCCGTCATGTCGCTGGACCTGACCGCCATGGGCCGCGTCCTGGAGGTCGACACCGAGGGCCGGGCCGCGCGCATCCAGGCGGGCACCCTCGGGCCGAGCCTGGAGGATCAGCTGCGCCCCCACGGCCTCACCCTGCGGCACTTCCCGCAGAGCTTCGAGTTCTCCACCCTCGGCGGCTGGCTGGCCACTCGGGCGGGCGGCCACTACGCCACCGGCCGTACGCACATCGACGACTTCGTGCAGTCGCTGCGGGTCGTCACCCCGGCCGGCACCAGCAGCTCCTGGCGGCTGCCCGCCTCCGGGGCGGGCCCTTCTCCCGACCGCCTGTTCCTCGGCTCCGAAGGAGCCCTCGGCGTCATCACCGAGGCATGGGTCCGCCTGCAGGAACGCCCCCGCCACAAGGCGTCCGCCGCGGTCGCCTTCACGGACTTCCAGGACGCGCTCCGGGCGGTGCGCGCCCTCGCCCAGTCCGACCTCTCCCCCGCCAACTGCCGCCTGCTGGACTCCGGTGAGGCCGCGCTGTCGGGCGCCGCGCACGACGGCAGCTCCGTACTGGTCCTCGGGTTCGAGTCGGCGGACGAGCCGGTGACCGGCCGACTGGAACGGGCCGTCGCGCTGGCCCGCTCGCACGGCGGCCGGTACGGCGGGGCGGACGGGAGCGGCGGCCGCGAGGAGTCCCCGGACGGCGACGCGGCCGTGAGCGCCTGGCGCTCGGCGTTCCTGCGGATGCCCTACCTCCGGGACGGTCTGGCCCGGATGGGCGCGGTCGCGGAGACCTTCGAGACGGCGGCCACCTGGGACCGGATCCCCGCCCTGATCGACGACGTGCGCAGGGAGGTCGGCGAGGCGGCACTGAAGGCCACCGGACACCCGGCGACCGTCAACTGCCGCCTGACGCACGTGTACCCGGACGGCGCGGCGCCCTACTTCACCGTCCTGGCGGCCGGCCGGCCCGGTGACGAGCTGGCCGTCTGGGACGACCTCAAGGCCGTCGCGAGCGAGGTCCTGCACCGCCACCGGGCCACCATCACCCACCACCACGCCGTCGGCCGGGACCACCGCCCGGGCTACGACCGCCAGCGCCCCGAGCCCTTCGCCCTCGCACTGCGGGCCGCGAAGGGGGCACTCGATCCGCGGGGCATCCTCAACCCCGGCGTGCTCGTGGACTGA
- a CDS encoding ABC transporter permease: MTMPPSPSPSPSPRTLLDRLRGHHIGTYGLVALAVLLFLVFSLVLPGTFPTRDNVSSILFNQSIPAILALGATIPIATGKFDLSMGYGLGLAHVMVMQLIVHTGWPWPLACLTVVLGGALVGVLNGVIVEYVRIDSFIATLGTGSMMYAATGWITDGSRIVPGPDGLPAAFTGLYDSRFLGLPLPAYYVLALAAALWVVLERLPLGRYMYVIGSSRRTADIIGIPSHRYSVYAFAGSGLVAGLAGVLLAAQQQTGNPSVGLDYLLPAFVGALLGSTTIKPGRVNALGTVVAVAVLAIGLAGIGQLGADFWATPLFNGATLLIAVGLAGYSARRRLRVGATPSGRPPAEPSAAPTKDTP; encoded by the coding sequence ATGACCATGCCGCCCTCGCCGTCGCCGTCGCCGTCGCCGCGAACCCTGCTGGACCGCCTGCGCGGTCACCACATCGGCACCTACGGCCTGGTGGCCCTCGCCGTCCTGCTCTTCCTGGTCTTCTCCCTTGTCCTGCCGGGCACCTTCCCCACCCGGGACAACGTCTCCTCGATCCTGTTCAACCAGTCGATCCCCGCGATCCTGGCGCTGGGAGCGACCATCCCCATCGCCACCGGCAAGTTCGACCTGTCCATGGGCTACGGCCTCGGCCTGGCCCACGTGATGGTGATGCAGCTGATCGTCCACACGGGCTGGCCCTGGCCGCTCGCCTGCCTCACCGTGGTCCTCGGCGGGGCACTGGTCGGCGTCCTCAACGGCGTCATCGTCGAGTACGTGCGGATCGACTCCTTCATCGCCACGCTCGGCACCGGCAGCATGATGTACGCCGCCACCGGCTGGATCACCGACGGCTCCCGGATCGTCCCCGGCCCGGACGGCCTGCCCGCCGCCTTCACCGGCCTCTACGACTCCCGGTTCCTCGGCCTGCCGCTGCCCGCCTACTACGTCCTGGCCCTCGCGGCCGCGCTCTGGGTGGTCCTGGAACGGCTGCCGCTCGGCCGGTACATGTACGTCATCGGCTCCAGCCGGCGCACCGCCGACATCATCGGCATCCCCAGCCACCGGTACTCCGTCTACGCCTTCGCCGGATCGGGCCTGGTCGCCGGGCTCGCCGGGGTCCTCCTCGCCGCCCAGCAGCAGACCGGCAACCCGAGCGTGGGCCTCGACTACCTGCTGCCCGCCTTCGTCGGCGCCCTGCTCGGGTCCACGACGATCAAACCCGGCCGCGTCAACGCCCTCGGCACCGTCGTGGCCGTCGCCGTCCTCGCCATCGGGCTCGCCGGCATCGGCCAGCTCGGCGCCGATTTCTGGGCCACGCCGCTGTTCAACGGCGCCACCCTGCTCATCGCCGTCGGCCTGGCCGGTTACTCCGCCCGCCGCCGGCTGCGGGTCGGCGCCACCCCGTCCGGCCGGCCGCCCGCAGAGCCGTCCGCCGCACCGACGAAGGACACCCCCTAG
- a CDS encoding SDR family NAD(P)-dependent oxidoreductase — protein sequence MSTIPATPGTPSRTVLITGTSSGIGLAAAIAAARAGWRTIATLRDTGRADALRKAAAEAGVDIDIRQLDVVDADSVAAAVEGVIADYGRLDAVVNNAGAGHVGTLELETVADVREVMEVNFFGVLNVSKAAMPHLRATGGRLIAVTSVGGVIGQPFNEAYCAAKFAVEGYMESLAPVASAVGVSVCVIEPGAVATEFVNNIGLDLEARIAAAGPYSDALRHYVERTVGRFLDGAQTPDGAAESVMEALTVDRPAFRIQTSQWARDFTGNKLADQDGSAVVGMTGTWVA from the coding sequence ATGTCGACCATCCCCGCCACCCCCGGCACCCCCTCCCGCACCGTCCTGATCACGGGCACCTCCTCCGGCATCGGCCTGGCCGCCGCGATCGCCGCGGCCCGCGCGGGCTGGCGGACGATCGCCACCCTGCGTGACACCGGCCGCGCCGACGCCCTGCGCAAGGCGGCCGCCGAGGCGGGCGTCGACATCGACATCCGGCAGCTCGACGTCGTCGACGCGGACTCCGTCGCCGCCGCCGTGGAGGGCGTGATCGCCGACTACGGCCGGCTGGACGCCGTCGTGAACAACGCCGGCGCCGGGCATGTCGGCACCCTCGAACTCGAAACCGTCGCGGACGTCCGCGAGGTCATGGAGGTCAACTTCTTCGGCGTGCTGAACGTCTCCAAGGCCGCAATGCCGCACCTGCGGGCCACCGGCGGCCGCCTGATCGCGGTCACCAGCGTCGGCGGCGTCATCGGCCAGCCGTTCAACGAGGCCTACTGCGCGGCCAAGTTCGCGGTGGAGGGGTACATGGAGAGCCTGGCCCCCGTCGCGAGCGCCGTCGGCGTCAGCGTCTGCGTCATCGAGCCGGGCGCCGTGGCGACCGAGTTCGTGAACAACATCGGCCTGGACCTCGAAGCCCGTATCGCCGCGGCCGGCCCCTACTCCGACGCGCTGCGCCACTACGTCGAGCGCACGGTCGGCCGGTTCCTGGACGGCGCGCAGACTCCGGACGGTGCGGCCGAGTCCGTCATGGAGGCGCTCACGGTCGACCGGCCCGCGTTCCGCATCCAGACCTCGCAGTGGGCCCGCGATTTCACCGGCAACAAGCTGGCCGACCAGGACGGCTCCGCGGTCGTCGGCATGACCGGAACCTGGGTCGCCTGA
- a CDS encoding TetR/AcrR family transcriptional regulator, with the protein MATPSSNSSKAGTKGVPRQHRRRQMLEAATEEFGTRGFAAASLPAIAARVGVTKTLLHQYFGTKEDLYVACLVPVGDRLLETVRAAMGEGGTAPHTPLRVLHGIFTALEGQREAWFVLYDTTLPPGGEAVRRASEYWAAIDRLAAGGTAELLRAAGSADPLDADALKYVWRDLVATLVRWWVKHPEQTPEAMTQRCARLFAAAATLTPDGRSG; encoded by the coding sequence ATGGCAACCCCTTCCTCGAATTCCTCCAAGGCCGGCACCAAGGGAGTCCCGCGGCAGCACCGCCGCCGGCAGATGCTGGAGGCGGCCACCGAGGAGTTCGGCACCCGCGGCTTCGCCGCCGCGTCGCTGCCCGCGATCGCCGCGCGGGTGGGTGTCACGAAGACGCTGCTGCACCAGTACTTCGGCACCAAGGAGGACCTGTACGTCGCCTGTCTGGTCCCCGTCGGGGACCGGCTGCTGGAGACGGTCCGCGCGGCGATGGGCGAGGGCGGGACCGCGCCGCACACCCCGCTGCGCGTGCTCCACGGCATCTTCACCGCCCTGGAGGGGCAGCGGGAGGCGTGGTTCGTGCTCTACGACACCACCCTGCCGCCCGGTGGCGAGGCCGTCCGCCGGGCCTCGGAGTACTGGGCGGCCATCGACCGGCTCGCCGCCGGCGGCACCGCGGAGCTGCTGCGCGCGGCCGGATCCGCCGACCCGCTGGACGCGGACGCGCTCAAGTACGTCTGGCGGGACCTGGTCGCCACCCTCGTCCGCTGGTGGGTCAAGCACCCGGAGCAGACCCCGGAGGCCATGACGCAGCGGTGTGCCCGCCTCTTCGCGGCCGCCGCCACCCTCACCCCGGACGGGCGTTCCGGCTGA
- a CDS encoding sugar ABC transporter ATP-binding protein — protein MHDAPDTWASPSSRSGAAPLVRMRGLSKRFGGTVALASVDLDIHRGSVLALLGPNGAGKSTLIKVLAGVHHADEGEVTVAGHPLGSHAAARSMSFIHQDLGLVPWMTVAENIALGTGYPRRRGLISWRRTRERCDAALRIVAGHLDADARITGLAPAERSLVAIARALATRAELIVLDEPTATLPAADCARLFDVLHTLRDRGHGILYVSHRLDEVYEVADTFAVLRDGRLVDRGPLAGHSPARLVRAIVGHTPAGRAPATPPATPSAAREADTGAPLLSLDRVRTVSTGEISLDLRAGEVLGMVGLTGAGHMELGRALAGARPVRGGLVRLAGRPYHPRTVHAALACGVGLVAANRQEEGCAADLTVRENFLANPRASGRPATHWISPRRERAEAAALIDRFSVHPRDSEVPIATLSGGNQQKVMVGRWLRGHLRLLILEEPTAGVDVGAKAGIHRLLDDALASGLAVLLISTDFEEVADVCHRALVFVRGTVSAELSGATLTVAELTRTASAMPAITGTATDR, from the coding sequence GTGCATGACGCTCCCGACACCTGGGCGAGTCCATCCTCGCGATCCGGTGCCGCACCCCTGGTCCGGATGCGCGGCCTGAGCAAGCGGTTCGGCGGCACCGTCGCGCTCGCCTCCGTCGACCTCGACATCCACCGCGGCAGCGTCCTCGCGCTGCTCGGCCCCAACGGGGCCGGGAAGTCCACCCTCATCAAGGTGCTCGCCGGGGTCCACCACGCCGACGAGGGCGAGGTCACGGTGGCCGGCCATCCCCTCGGCAGCCACGCGGCGGCCCGGAGCATGTCCTTCATCCACCAGGACCTCGGTCTCGTCCCGTGGATGACGGTGGCCGAGAACATCGCCCTGGGCACCGGCTACCCCCGCCGCCGCGGACTGATCTCCTGGCGGCGGACCCGGGAGCGCTGCGACGCCGCCCTGCGGATCGTCGCCGGCCATCTGGACGCCGACGCCCGGATCACCGGCCTCGCCCCCGCCGAGCGCTCGCTCGTAGCCATCGCCCGCGCGCTGGCCACCCGCGCCGAGCTCATCGTCCTCGACGAGCCGACCGCCACCCTCCCCGCCGCGGACTGCGCGCGGCTCTTCGACGTACTGCACACCCTGCGCGACCGCGGGCACGGCATCCTCTACGTCAGCCACCGGCTCGACGAGGTCTACGAGGTCGCCGACACCTTCGCCGTCCTGCGCGACGGACGGCTCGTCGACCGGGGCCCGCTCGCCGGCCACAGCCCGGCCCGTCTCGTGCGGGCGATCGTCGGCCACACACCGGCGGGCCGGGCGCCCGCCACACCGCCCGCCACACCGTCCGCCGCCAGAGAGGCCGACACCGGCGCGCCCCTCCTGAGCCTCGACCGGGTGCGGACCGTGTCCACCGGGGAGATCAGCCTCGACCTGCGCGCCGGTGAGGTCCTCGGCATGGTGGGCCTGACCGGTGCCGGCCACATGGAGCTGGGGCGCGCCCTCGCCGGCGCGCGGCCGGTCCGGGGCGGGCTGGTACGGCTCGCCGGGCGGCCCTACCACCCCCGTACGGTCCACGCCGCTCTCGCATGCGGCGTCGGCCTCGTGGCGGCCAACCGTCAGGAGGAGGGCTGCGCCGCCGACCTGACCGTACGGGAGAACTTCCTGGCGAACCCCCGCGCGTCCGGCAGGCCGGCGACGCACTGGATCAGCCCCCGCCGCGAGCGCGCCGAGGCCGCCGCCCTCATCGACCGGTTCTCGGTGCACCCCCGCGACAGCGAGGTGCCGATCGCCACCCTGTCGGGCGGCAACCAGCAGAAGGTCATGGTCGGCCGGTGGCTCCGCGGGCACCTGCGCCTGCTCATCCTCGAGGAGCCGACCGCCGGGGTGGACGTGGGCGCCAAGGCCGGCATCCACCGGCTGCTCGACGACGCCCTGGCTTCCGGCCTCGCGGTCCTGCTCATCTCCACCGACTTCGAGGAGGTCGCGGACGTGTGCCACCGCGCGCTGGTGTTCGTCCGCGGGACCGTGAGCGCGGAGCTGAGCGGTGCGACCCTCACCGTCGCCGAACTGACCCGCACCGCCTCGGCCATGCCCGCGATCACCGGCACCGCGACGGACCGATGA
- a CDS encoding MarR family winged helix-turn-helix transcriptional regulator: protein MPKKLTETEKPAADYAFYGLVWAGTVMTDRVDRALVRAHDLPVSWFEVMLWLASSPEPVPASVLGNSTLLSRSQVSRVVDALQTRGLVTRTPSARDARSVEVSLTDAGRTVFAEADATRREALAPVFTELLDERDLEALGTVWRKLKAAKDAPA from the coding sequence ATGCCGAAGAAGCTCACCGAAACCGAGAAGCCGGCGGCCGACTACGCCTTCTACGGGCTGGTGTGGGCCGGCACGGTCATGACCGACCGCGTCGACCGCGCCCTGGTCAGGGCGCACGACCTCCCCGTGTCATGGTTCGAGGTCATGCTGTGGCTGGCCTCCAGTCCCGAGCCGGTGCCCGCCTCCGTACTCGGCAACAGCACCCTGCTCAGCCGCAGCCAGGTCTCCCGCGTCGTCGACGCCCTGCAGACCCGGGGCCTGGTGACCCGCACCCCCTCGGCGCGCGACGCCAGGTCGGTCGAGGTCTCCCTCACGGACGCGGGGCGTACGGTGTTCGCCGAGGCCGACGCCACCCGGCGCGAGGCCCTGGCCCCGGTCTTCACCGAGCTCCTCGACGAGCGGGACCTGGAGGCGCTGGGCACCGTCTGGCGCAAGCTCAAGGCCGCGAAAGACGCACCGGCCTAG
- a CDS encoding NPP1 family protein: MVVGAALAVVIAVPQTAFAAPPPALPGKAEAIELTYQPAYDYDTDGCYPTPAIGPTGVLNGGLKPTGALNGNCRDASDLANTNGYSRWTCNNGWCAVVYALYFEKDQALPGIELGGHRHDWEHVVVWIQGNEAKYVATSAHGDFNIHSRDQIRWDGTHPKIVYHKDGIGTHCFRAANTNDEPPENHRRAWQFPTLVGWSGYPATLRDKLTQADFGSAHFGLKDGSFASHLAEAKPAGIPFDPYQ; the protein is encoded by the coding sequence ATGGTCGTCGGTGCCGCCCTCGCGGTGGTGATCGCCGTTCCCCAGACGGCCTTCGCGGCGCCGCCCCCGGCGCTCCCCGGCAAGGCCGAGGCGATCGAGCTGACCTACCAGCCGGCCTACGACTACGACACCGACGGCTGCTACCCGACACCCGCCATAGGACCGACCGGAGTTCTGAACGGCGGACTCAAACCGACCGGCGCCCTCAACGGCAACTGCCGGGACGCCTCGGACCTCGCCAACACCAACGGCTACTCCCGCTGGACCTGCAACAACGGCTGGTGCGCCGTCGTGTACGCGCTCTACTTCGAGAAGGACCAGGCCCTGCCCGGCATCGAGCTGGGCGGCCACCGCCATGACTGGGAGCACGTGGTCGTGTGGATCCAGGGCAACGAGGCCAAGTACGTCGCGACCTCCGCCCACGGCGACTTCAACATCCACTCGCGCGATCAGATCCGCTGGGACGGCACCCACCCCAAGATCGTCTACCACAAGGACGGCATCGGCACGCACTGCTTCCGTGCGGCGAACACCAACGACGAGCCGCCCGAGAACCACCGCCGGGCCTGGCAGTTCCCCACGCTCGTCGGGTGGTCGGGCTACCCGGCGACCTTGCGGGACAAGCTCACCCAGGCGGACTTCGGCAGTGCGCACTTCGGGCTGAAGGACGGCTCGTTCGCGTCCCACCTGGCGGAGGCCAAGCCGGCCGGCATCCCCTTCGACCCGTACCAGTAG